From a single Nematostella vectensis chromosome 3, jaNemVect1.1, whole genome shotgun sequence genomic region:
- the LOC5512643 gene encoding endothelin-converting enzyme homolog, with product MHLCRYVFFLFFLGFCIDVVLMRVLRRKVNHPFTVKDPKSAIRVCWSKDCVQTASDLLNAISPDVDPCKDFYGYACGGWIRKSEEKYKSEKYSKDQFTIIEEENEAFLKAVSEDREIRARYSKVEAITKALTHYSSCMDMDTIDARGAKPMLALLKKYGLDTILTGKWNEKDFDFTQSSIQLSAELDVSPFFTNKVEPDPRDSKRNMISLSQNSWLSLDLYSLRSNTTQSRRAVELYIEYIANMTSMLGASRDYTDNIHKFLDIEKHIAKLVVPFYRYEKDKLYRKMSLDELRRLTYPSKLDWHRYVEGVYGSGERSISKDQEIIVYGVDYMREVNKLMNQFSNRTLASYLAWLVIDATHYYLGQDAYDVYGNYSVIAHGSYQPLARDKRCFYILKKNFGLPLGRVFVDERFGEKSKKLVKEIVENIRQVLVTDLQNVDWMESNSRQAAIRKAKTIRENIGFPDYLLDDIKLDDIFRDVVSERGKYFESSVSILSHDRQFNIRDFGKAVDKSRWLTSPIEVNAYYNPSSNKVEFPAAILQFPFYNQRFTRASSYGAIGSVIGHEVSHGFDDKGSKYDEHGNQVQWWTNKTILEFQKRAQCFVSQYNNFTYHGEKVNGWFSLSENMADNLGIEKAYKAYKEWTKRNGEEPRLPGAMLTNDQVFFVSFARGWCKLIKPLGRKYEMYGRYAPVAYRVNATLQNVQGFAKAFSCPLGSPMNPVKKCKIW from the exons ATTTGTTGAATGCGATTTCGCCTGATGTTGACCCGTGTAAGGATTTCTACGGGTACGCTTGTGGGGGCTGGATCCGGAAAAGCGAAGAAAAGTACAAGAGCGAAAAGTACTCCAAAGACCAGTTTACCATCATCGAGGAAGAAAACGAGGCATTCCTCAAAGCCGTATCGGAGGATAGAGAAATACGGGCGAGATACTCAAAG GTTGAGGCCATCACGAAAGCTCTAACACACTACAGCTCTTGCATGGACATGGACACAATTGACGCACGCGGGGCTAAACCAATGCTCGCACTGCTGAAGAAATACGGGCTTGATACCATCTTAACCGGGAAGTGGAATGAAAAAGACTTTGACTTCACCCAAAGCAGCATCCAGTTAAGCGCCGAACTCGACGTTAGCCCCTTTTTCACAAACAAGGTGGAGCCTGATCCACGAGACAGCAAAAGAAATATGATCAGC CTGTCCCAGAACTCTTGGCTTAGTCTGGATTTATACTCACTCCGATCAAACACGACACAAAGCCGACGA GCTGTGGAGCTGTACATCGAATACATAGCCAACATGACGTCCATGCTAGGAGCTTCTCGTGATTATACAGACAATATCCACAAATTTCTCGACATCGAGAAGCATATAGCAAAG CTGGTTGTTCCGTTTTACCGATATGAAAAGGATAAGTTGTACAGGAAGATGTCTCTAGACGAACTGAGACGGCTGACATATCCATCTAAG CTTGACTGGCATCGGTACGTCGAGGGCGTGTACGGCTCAGGAGAGAGGAGTATCTCCAAGGATCAGGAGATCATCGTGTACGGCGTTGACTATATGCGCGAAGTCAACAAACTCATGAACCAATTCTCCAACAG GACGTTAGCAAGCTACCTAGCCTGGCTTGTGATCGATGCAACTCACTACTACCTTGGTCAAGATGCCTATGACGTTTATGGGAACTACAGCGTCATTGCTCACGGTTCCTACCAGCCTCTGGCTAGAGACAAGCGGTGTTTTTATATCCTGAAGAAAAATTTTGGTCTGCCGCTGGGCAGAGTGTTCGTGGACGAACGGTTTGGAGAGAAGAGCAAGAAACTG GTAAAAGAAATTGTAGAGAATATTCGACAAGTCTTGGTGACGGATTTACAGAATGTTGATTGGATGGAAAGCAATTCGCGACAGGCAGCTATTAGAAAG GCTAAAACTATTAGAGAGAACATTGGCTTCCCGGACTACCTCTTGGACGACATAAAGCTGGACGATATTTTCAGAGAC GTGGTCTCTGAAAGAGGCAAATACTTCGAGTCATCTGTCTCAATACTTTCACATGACAGACAATTTAACATCCGAGACTTTGGAAAAGCAGTGGACAAGTCAAG ATGGTTGACCTCTCCGATTGAAGTTAATGCATATTACAATCCCTCCAGTAATAAAGTGG aatTTCCCGCTGCTATCTTACAATTCCCGTTCTATAATCAACGTTTTACAAG AGCGTCTAGCTATGGCGCAATAGGGAGTGTAATCGGCCACGAGGTGTCTCACGGGTTCGATGACAAAG GAAGTAAATATGACGAGCATGGGAACCAGGTTCAATGGTGGACTAACAAGACGATCCTAGAGTTCCAGAAGAGGGCGCAGTGCTTCGTGAGTCAGTATAACAATTTTACCTACCACGGAGAAAAG GTCAATGGGTGGTTTTCATTGTCGGAAAATATGGCAGATAACCTTGGCATCGAGAAAGCATACAAA GCTTACAAAGAATGGACAAAGCGAAATGGGGAGGAGCCGCGTTTACCCGGCGCTATGCTTACTAATGATCAAGTATTTTTCGTCAGCTTTGCAAGG GGTTGGTGTAAGCTCATCAAACCGCTTGGGCGCAAATATGAGATGTATGGAAGGTATGCGCCAGTCGCCTACAG GGTGAACGCCACTCTTCAAAACGTGCAAGGTTTTGCCAAAGCCTTTAGCTGTCCCCTTGGATCGCCAATGAATCCAGTTAAAAAATGCAAGATTTGGTAA